The following are from one region of the Aspergillus chevalieri M1 DNA, chromosome 1, nearly complete sequence genome:
- a CDS encoding ankyrin repeat domain-containing protein (COG:M;~EggNog:ENOG410Q18J;~InterPro:IPR002110,IPR020683,IPR036770;~PFAM:PF12796,PF00023,PF13606;~go_function: GO:0005515 - protein binding [Evidence IEA]): MGALQELENIYEATNDDKRSKALDDAYEKAMQRIQGQVQEHQELAKQVLSWISCAKRRLTSVELQHAIGVEENTSEFDRDNIADIRLIVSVCAGLVIVDKESDIIRLVHYTTQEYFERTWEYCFPNAHINMMKARVTYLLFEVFKAGYCPTQDALRERLQSHVLYGYASQNWGYHAGKFLIEGERLILNLLEDTAKVFACSQAMLYQGSWSIFVTETKMTGLHLAAYFELWKPASILLEKNASTESGDKYGRTPLSWAAGNGYEAVVKLLLEKNANIESKDEYCHTLVL; the protein is encoded by the coding sequence ATGGGAGCACTTCAAGAGTTGGAGAACATTTATGAGGCAACAAATGACGATAAAAGGTCAAAAGCATTAGATGATGCTTATGAGAAAGCTATGCAGCGAATCCAAGGTCAGGTACAAGAACATCAAGAGCTTGCTAAGCAGGTTTTATCATGGATTTCCTGTGCTAAGAGACGTCTGACATCTGTTGAGCTTCAACACGCCATTGGTGTTGAGGAGAATACATCTGAGTTTGATAGGGATAATATTGCGGATATCAGACTCATAGTCTCTGTATGCGCTGGCCTAGTGATTGTTGATAAGGAGAGTGACATCATCCGTTTGGTCCACTACACCACACAAGAATATTTTGAGCGAACTTGGGAATACTGTTTTCCCAATGCCCACATTAACATGATGAAGGCACGCGTCACCTACTTGTTATTTGAAGTTTTCAAGGCAGGATACTGTCCAACACAGGATGCTTTGAGAGAAAGATTACAGTCACATGTTCTTTATGGTTATGCATCACAAAATTGGGGATACCACGCGGGCAAATTCCTCATTGAAGGAGAAAGGTTGATATTGAATCTTCTTGAGGACACTGCCAAAGTATTTGCCTGTAGCCAGGCTATGTTATACCAAGGATCCTGGTCTATCTTTGTAACTGAAACAAAGATGACAGGTCTGCATCTTGCAGCATATTTCGAACTTTGGAAACCTGCATCAATTCTGCTTGAGAAAAATGCCAGCACTGAATCTGGGGATAAATATGGCCGGACCCCGCTCTCCTGGGCAGCTGGAAATGGGTATgaggcagtggtgaagctACTACTTGAGAAGAACGCCAATATTGAATCCAAGGATGAATATTGCCACACCCTGGTCTTATAA
- a CDS encoding phosphate transporter (COG:P;~EggNog:ENOG410PM5S;~InterPro:IPR005829,IPR020846,IPR011701,IPR036259;~PFAM:PF07690;~TransMembrane:11 (o20-41i53-72o78-99i120-142o162-181i281-299o342-362i374-392o398-422i434-453o473-493i);~go_component: GO:0016021 - integral component of membrane [Evidence IEA];~go_function: GO:0022857 - transmembrane transporter activity [Evidence IEA];~go_process: GO:0055085 - transmembrane transport [Evidence IEA]), translating into MALPMASYVYWQNDASGKQLMCINIATLAGTLLGQVLFGYLADRYGRKKMYGVELTLLITSTLGVVMSSTGVHNSMDVFAWLVWWRVVVGIGVGADYPLSAVITSEFAPTKHRARMLATVFFMQPLGQIAGNLVSMIVVAAGKSHEHETIDSVRSVDSMWRWVIGIGVIPGAIATLFRFAIPESPRFLMEIEDDPVQAEFDATNLFNFTPQSPTSPPATAVSMTSWQDLPMPALSITGHSIEDRASSSQVEMIPPATLNSHWGLTRSDIVQYFWTEGNWRILVATASAWFLMDFGFYGISMSSPQFLAKTWGSLHIRGAAPPWQTDDRPEGNIYQMFLDSSVHGLVILNSGSFFGCLLLILVVHKLDRVGLQKWSFVALAAHFIALGTVFITTQTEGAVAVILYILGQILFNFGPNATTYIIPAEVFPTRYRATCHGISAAFGKLGSILVQVFSAYYRFNPAADRESTIRHGWSLIVFSACMVVGAAVTHFWIPSVQRVNGRGKLWGGKPETLEGLALGRLGGRSRYAGTAKGRVVRPLSYVSYQLG; encoded by the exons ATGGCCCTCCCCATGGCTAGCTACGTCTACTGGCAGAACGACGCATCGGGAAAGCAATTGATGTGCATCAACATCGCCACGCTGGCAGGCACATTGTTGGGGCAGGTTCTGTTTGGCTATCTCGCGGATCGATACGGGCGGAAGAAGATGTACGGTGTGGAGTTGACGCTGTTGATTACATCGACGCTGGGAGTGGTTATGTCGTCGACGGGAGTTCATAATAGCATGGATGTGTTTGCGTGGTTGGTTTGGTGGAGAGTCGTGGTTGGGATTGGTGTTGGGGCGGATTATCCGCTTAGTGCTGTCATTACTTCTGA ATTTGCTCCCACGAAACACCGCGCGCGCATGTTGGCCACCGTCTTCTTTATGCAACCCCTCGGACAGATCGCCGGAAACCTCGTCTCCATGATTGTGGTCGCAGCAGGCAAAAGCCACGAACATGAGACGATCGACAGCGTCCGTTCTGTCGACAGCATGTGGCGATGGGTGATCGGGATCGGAGTCATCCCAGGCGCCATCGCAACGCTCTTCCGTTTCGCCATTCCAGAATCTCCTCGCTTCCTAATGGAAATCGAAGACGACCCCGTGCAGGCCGAGTTCGATGCCACAAACCTGTTCAACTTCACCCCCCAGTCTCCGACCAGTCCACCAGCGACCGCTGTATCTATGACGAGTTGGCAGGATCTTCCTATGCCCGCCCTATCGATTACCGGACACTCGATCGAAGATCGCGCATCCTCGTCTCAAGTGGAGATGATCCCACCGGCAACCCTCAACTCACACTGGGGTCTGACAAGATCCGACATCGTACAATACTTCTGGACAGAGGGGAACTGGCGCATACTAGTTGCCACCGCGTCAGCATGGTTCCTCATGGACTTTGGCTTCTACGGAATCAGCATGTCAAGCCCGCAGTTCCTAGCTAAGACATGGGGATCATTGCATATCCGAGGCGCTGCTCCCCCGTGGCAGACGGATGATCGTCCCGAGGGGAATATCTACCAGATGTTCCTAGACTCGTCTGTCCATGGACTGGTCATTCTAAACAGCGGCTCCTTCTTCGGATGCCTGCTACTGATCCTAGTCGTACACAAACTCGACCGTGTCGGCCTCCAAAAATGGTCCTTCGTCGCACTAGCCGCCCACTTTATCGCCCTAGGAACCGTCTTCATAACCACCCAGACCGAAGGCGCCGTCGCAGTCATCCTCTACATCCTCGGCCAGATCCTCTTCAACTTCGGCCCCAACGCGACAACCTACATAATCCCCGCCGAAGTCTTCCCCACGCGCTACCGCGCCACCTGCCACGGTATAAGCGCCGCCTTCGGCAAACTCGGCTCTATCCTTGTCCAGGTCTTCTCCGCCTACTACCGCTTCAACCCCGCCGCGGACCGCGAATCGACCATCCGCCACGGCTGGTCGTTGATTGTCTTCAGCGCGTGTATGGTTGTTGGGGCTGCGGTGACGCATTTCTGGATTCCGAGCGTGCAGAGAGTTAATGGGAGGGGGAAGCTTTGGGGTGGGAAGCCGGAGACGTTGGAAGGGTTGGCGTTAGGGAGGTTAGGGGGGAGAAGTCGGTATGCGGGGACGGCGAAGGGGAGGGTTGTTAGGCCTTTGTCTTATGTTTCTTATCAGTTGGGGTAA
- a CDS encoding uncharacterized protein (COG:S;~EggNog:ENOG410Q1N2), with the protein MSQHPYDSEDWPLPNTPRESILSSSTRSSRSSQFIPPLSPGTSSQGSGSRKTSYSLYDDVVRLTLNPSVTVTFVRHNKLFRLRYLYIDICKDGGGALKCLELNGGVGQQTAFVHSFHDTKLPVPHLEHPKLPHEPSLRVSFLDEQTVQTAHTVFTTQISYTFDDEQDAVQFQELILASKLVFIAGIAEAKSKGRGEECISQNLRILQDYNGKQVMLFFANSLRREAKRYVSIPVSCIESINPGKKAGKPVVLQLQPNFDLLSQMKVLQIQFLDDSDRIRFCEFLSAQKI; encoded by the exons ATGAGCCAACATCCATACGACTCGGAGGACTGGCCTCTCCCGAATACGCCCAGAGAGAGCATACTATCCTCGTCGACGCGTTCGTCCCGCTCGTCGCAGTTCATCCCGCCGTTGAGTCCGGGGACGTCATCTCAGGGTTCGGGGTCAAGGAAGACGTCGTACTCGCTGTACGACGATGTAGTGCGGTTAACTTTGAATCCGAGTGTGACTGT TACGTTTGTGCGACATAACAAGTTGTTTCGACTAAGGTATCTGTATATCGACATTTGCAAAGATGGAGGCGGGGCATTGAAGTGTTTGGAGTTGAATGGTGGCGTGGGCCAGCAGACTGCTTTTGTGCATAGCT TTCATGATACGAAACTTCCTGTCCCGCACTTGGAGCATCCCAAGTTACCTCATGAGCCGTCGCTTCGGGTATCGTTTTTGGACGAACAGACAGTGCAGACAGCGCATACGGTATTTACGACGCAAATATCCTACACTTTTGACGATGAGCAAG ATGCTGTACAATTCCAGGAGCTCATATTAGCATCAAAACTCGTTTTCATCGCCGGCATCGCAGAAGCTAAATCGAAAGGTCGCGGCGAAGAATGCATCAGCCAGAATCTACGCATTCTACAAGATTATAATGGAAAGCAAGTGATGCTCTTCTTCGCCAATTCATTAAGACGAGAGGCTAAACGCTACGTCTCAATACCGGTCAGCTGCATCGAGAGCATCAACCCGGGTAAGAAAGCCGGGAAGCCGGTCGTTCTACAATTACAGCCAAATTTCGATCTTCTATCGCAAATGAAGGTCTTACAGATTCAATTTCTTGATGACAGCG ATCGAATTCGTTTCTGCGAATTTTTGTCCGCGCAAAAGATCTAA